The proteins below are encoded in one region of Eulemur rufifrons isolate Redbay chromosome 2, OSU_ERuf_1, whole genome shotgun sequence:
- the TUNAR gene encoding protein TUNAR, producing MVITSGNDEDRGGQEKESKEESVLAMLGIIGTILNLIVIIFVYIYTTL from the coding sequence ATGGTAATCACGAGTGGAAATGATGAAGACAGAGgaggacaagaaaaagaaagtaaagaggAGAGTGTCTTGGCAATGCTGGGGATCATCGGGACCATTCTGAACCTAATCGTCATCATATTTGTATACATCTACACCACTCTGTGA